A window of the Candidatus Neomarinimicrobiota bacterium genome harbors these coding sequences:
- a CDS encoding glycosyltransferase has product MRILHVVPAIDPSGGGPVRSLMAFIGATREMVDVEVLTTISGSPRKWRRYVERQVRVPIHWMPHMGRHSKNVSIPAVLWLYENISRFDLLHLHACFSPINTVAAGVSRRMRIPYIIRPLGTLSPYSINSYHRTVKKIYWRFFEKRTVEGSASIHATSDMESREIGAVGMDTRIRKIPIPVDVVGNSNRQGTSISNFVYLGRIHPKKGIEFFLRALSKLDINYLQSLKCRIYGNGDRRYVRSVENLVHRLCLTDYVSFEGEVRWEAREKVWKMADVFFLTSHHENFGVAAAEAMARGVPIMISDKVALAVEVLTYDAGWVVPLDADEIASMIQDIIEKPKAWRRKGDNARMLVQNQFDRGVIGEELISMYQNAQSAHAG; this is encoded by the coding sequence GTGCGGATTCTTCATGTAGTTCCCGCGATAGATCCATCCGGCGGAGGGCCCGTTCGTTCTCTTATGGCGTTCATCGGTGCAACCCGGGAGATGGTTGATGTGGAGGTACTGACGACTATTTCGGGATCACCGCGGAAGTGGCGAAGATACGTAGAGAGACAAGTCAGGGTCCCCATTCACTGGATGCCGCACATGGGCCGGCACTCGAAGAATGTTTCAATCCCCGCCGTGCTCTGGCTTTACGAGAACATCTCGAGATTCGATTTGTTACACCTTCACGCCTGCTTTTCGCCCATTAACACTGTTGCGGCGGGCGTATCACGAAGAATGAGGATCCCGTACATCATACGACCCCTCGGTACCCTGTCACCCTATTCAATCAATTCCTACCACCGCACAGTCAAGAAGATCTACTGGAGATTCTTCGAAAAGAGAACTGTGGAGGGATCAGCGTCTATCCACGCTACATCTGATATGGAGTCGAGAGAAATAGGGGCGGTGGGAATGGACACCCGAATAAGGAAAATCCCCATTCCTGTCGATGTGGTGGGAAATTCGAACAGACAGGGGACATCCATTTCAAATTTCGTCTATCTGGGGAGAATCCACCCCAAGAAAGGCATCGAATTCTTCCTGAGGGCTCTCAGCAAACTTGACATCAATTACCTGCAATCACTGAAATGTAGGATCTACGGCAACGGTGACCGACGATACGTCCGTTCGGTTGAGAATCTGGTCCACAGGTTATGCCTAACCGATTACGTGTCATTTGAAGGCGAGGTGAGATGGGAGGCGAGAGAAAAGGTGTGGAAAATGGCGGATGTGTTTTTCTTGACCTCACACCACGAGAATTTTGGCGTAGCGGCTGCAGAGGCGATGGCCCGTGGAGTTCCCATCATGATTTCAGACAAGGTTGCCCTGGCAGTGGAAGTGCTAACATACGACGCCGGATGGGTCGTTCCGTTGGATGCGGATGAAATAGCCTCTATGATTCAAGACATTATCGAGAAACCAAAGGCGTGGCGGAGGAAGGGAGATAATGCAAGAATGCTGGTGCAAAACCAGTTTGACAGGGGAGTAATAGGGGAAGAACTCATTTCCATGTATCAAAATGCTCAGTCCGCACATGCTGGCTAG
- a CDS encoding glycosyltransferase family 2 protein, whose protein sequence is MLARITPVVLTRNEEANIGRCLKKLTWAGDVVVVDSFSSDNTVKVARDYENVRIFQRRFDSHENQWNFALTKTDIDTEWVMALDADYILTDELVEEIRLTAPNDGLGGYWVDFAYATFGKKLRGGIYPPNVVLFKKDEGRYIQDGHTQRLVIDSPLELLTSKIIHDDRKPLSHWFKSQLRYQRIESEKLSNSPAKDLSFADRLRKLVIPAPFLIFLYVLFVRRAILDGWAGWFYAFQRFVAELMLSLLVLERLISSRSD, encoded by the coding sequence ATGCTGGCTAGAATCACTCCTGTCGTCCTTACACGTAATGAGGAGGCCAACATAGGCCGCTGCCTCAAAAAGCTAACCTGGGCGGGAGACGTGGTCGTCGTGGACAGTTTCAGTTCGGACAACACCGTCAAGGTGGCCAGGGATTATGAAAATGTGAGGATTTTTCAAAGGAGATTCGATTCCCATGAGAACCAGTGGAATTTCGCTCTCACAAAAACAGACATTGACACCGAATGGGTGATGGCTCTCGACGCTGATTACATCCTGACGGATGAGCTGGTTGAAGAAATTCGCCTTACCGCGCCAAACGATGGACTTGGGGGCTACTGGGTCGACTTTGCCTACGCCACATTCGGGAAGAAGTTGAGAGGAGGCATATATCCTCCTAATGTCGTCCTCTTCAAGAAAGATGAGGGCAGATACATTCAGGATGGCCATACGCAGCGGCTTGTCATCGATTCTCCCCTCGAACTTCTTACATCCAAAATAATTCATGATGACCGTAAACCGCTTTCCCACTGGTTTAAATCTCAGCTTCGCTACCAACGGATTGAGTCTGAGAAACTGTCGAATTCTCCTGCAAAGGATCTTTCTTTCGCTGATAGACTCAGGAAGCTCGTGATCCCGGCTCCGTTTCTCATATTTCTCTATGTCCTTTTCGTCAGACGCGCTATTCTGGATGGATGGGCCGGTTGGTTTTATGCTTTTCAAAGGTTCGTCGCGGAACTCATGCTCAGTTTGTTGGTCCTCGAAAGACTCATTTCTTCGAGATCAGACTGA